One segment of Spiroplasma kunkelii CR2-3x DNA contains the following:
- a CDS encoding FMN-dependent NADH-azoreductase: MANKVLVIYGTVSPNEKSYSKALAARFLKYYQAANANDEIILLDLNETPMALKTLTRDNFGTYFNAEDTDVYINQLKEVQKVIVVCPMNNFNVSGLMKNYLDHVLVADKTFSYKYAKKGDAIGLLTNLKVQILTTQGAPFGWYPWGNHTEYLKGTWEFVGATVNKPILVAGTKVAPTNVLSPDELIDQYDEEIQKVVKTF; this comes from the coding sequence ATAAAGTATTAGTAATTTATGGAACGGTTAGTCCTAATGAAAAATCATATTCAAAAGCTTTAGCAGCTCGTTTTCTTAAATATTATCAAGCAGCAAATGCAAACGATGAAATTATTCTTTTAGATTTAAACGAAACCCCAATGGCCCTTAAAACACTTACGCGTGATAATTTTGGCACTTATTTTAATGCAGAGGATACTGATGTTTATATTAATCAATTAAAAGAAGTGCAAAAAGTTATTGTTGTATGTCCAATGAACAACTTTAATGTTTCTGGCTTAATGAAAAATTACTTAGATCATGTGTTAGTTGCAGATAAAACATTTTCATATAAATATGCAAAAAAAGGTGATGCAATCGGGTTATTAACAAATTTAAAAGTACAAATTTTAACAACTCAAGGAGCTCCTTTTGGTTGATATCCATGGGGAAATCACACCGAATATTTAAAAGGAACATGAGAATTTGTTGGTGCTACTGTTAATAAACCAATTCTTGTTGCAGGAACGAAAGTTGCTCCAACCAATGTCCTAAGTCCAGATGAGTTAATTGACCAATATGATGAAGAAATTCAAAAAGTTGTTAAAACATTTTAA